A region of Anolis sagrei isolate rAnoSag1 chromosome 2, rAnoSag1.mat, whole genome shotgun sequence DNA encodes the following proteins:
- the LOC137096428 gene encoding uncharacterized protein, which yields MDSPAGPSTSASLSVPDAPRKKQSTMKRIAESEYRYWSYPITEGATGFSIPGTPMSSPKKRRESSSAKPPTRLNLLPGLYDMKNKFTDVEPDFYDRGTARVELKKLFPEMPRMRCGDADVGVNDEGYGSLTNNLGYLVEEIVPDTDPEDLRRWHAKMEEKRRVEAEAEKMDVDDGMDCKADYKDTKSMCEGPNPARSIRRSLLSELMKDEAEEKENMSVDENTSDGFESSKGSIHLSDDVRNRQIGDSQTKEVSIMSWL from the exons ATGGATTCGCCCGCTGGCCCTTCAACCTCCGCGAGCCTTTCAGTACCAGATGCCCCTAGAAAGAAGCAATCAACTATGAAGAGAATAGCTGAAAGCGAGTACAGGTACTGGTCTTATCCGATCACAGAAGGGGCAACAGGGTTTTCCATACCGGGGACACCAATGAGCAGTCCTAAAAAGCGGCGAGAATCCTCAAGTGCAAAACCTCCGACAAGGCTCAACTTATTACCGGGTCTTtatgatatgaaaaataaattcaCAGATGTTGAGCCTGATTTTTATGATCGGGGTACAGCCCGTGTCGAATTGAAAAAGCTTTTCCCTGAAATGCCGAGAATGCGATGTGGCGACGCTGATGTGGGTGTTAATGATGAAGGGTATGGAAGTCTGACTAATAACCTCGGCTACCTGGTCGAAGAGATAGTGCCTGATACAGACCCTGAGGATTTGAGAAGATGGCATGCCAAAATGGAGGAAAAACGCCGGGTGGAGGCTGAGGCTGAAAAGATGGATGTGGATGATGGAATGGACTGTAAAGCAGACTATAAGGATACGAAGAGTATGTGTGAAGGACCAAACCCAGCCAGAAGCATTCGGAGGTCTCTCCTATCTGAGCTGATGAAGGATGAggcagaggaaaaggaaaacatgTCTGTTGATGAAAACACTTCTGACGGTTTTGAGAGTTCTAAG GGAAGTATCCACCTTTCGGATGATGTGCGGAATCGTCAGATCGGGGACTCGCAGACCAAGGAAGTTTCCATCATGTCCTGGCTTTAA